The Lycium barbarum isolate Lr01 chromosome 10, ASM1917538v2, whole genome shotgun sequence genome includes a region encoding these proteins:
- the LOC132613012 gene encoding uncharacterized protein LOC132613012 — MFLDCRRDLNLLQNTQAVAELAVVMANNQPAKVREVVMPRVADVTSSIVKPTIEGHFELKHPMIQLLHSSGQFTGMSHEDPQRHNHTFLQIVYTFATGRVTKEYVRLTLFPFSLLGNASNWLLAEPANSITTWDDLATKFLTRFFPPAKTTRLRREIMSLRQKNRENLYQAWERLKGLLRDCPHHHQTNEVLAHTFIESLDAQHKFTQSTPDWQDDAASSSARKAPGVFEVDNFTTLSAQIDAMRTELRKLAASQAPPQVHAVQQTIAFCDVCGEGHNSDECPANPASIYFVGNAGKGQGNNNQWSDNSGNQKQNYQSAPAPQAPTNNMEEMMKKMMGDMQKMMIDQQKLIADNQNRDLAVPNLERQMGQIAGAQNTRPPGGLPSDTDVNPKPCNAVTLRNRRELEEVTSKKAGRVVAEKEKIATETSEKGKAVEASVAKPPQAVVAKTPPPFPQRLARHKEEATYLKFLDLLKQVHVNVRLVDMLQGIQKYAKYIKDIVANKSRFTEYATVALTEECTSRIQNKLPTKLKDPGSFTIDISVGTQVVARALCDLGASINLMRSSIFRKLGLGVPSPTTIVLQLADRSLARPEGIIKDVLVQVGSLIILADFMILDFEPNSEVPFILGRPFLATRRALIDVAAGQLTMRVHDKVEVFNVYQALKMPAIYEKLSAITVLNDDTRRPLITSHDPLERALGMIFLVTRRRLRWCRLWIWRVFIFGQASLST; from the exons ATGTTTCTTGATTGCAG GAGAGATTTGAATTTATTGCAGAACACGCAGGCTGTTGCAGAATTAGCTGTGGTCATGGCTAATAATCAACCAGCGAAAGTGAGAGAGGTTGTAATGCCTCGTGTGGCAGATGTCACTTCAAGCATTGTGAAGCCCACCATCGAAGGGCACTTTGAGCTGAAGCATCCTATGATTCAGTTACTTCACTCTAGTGGGCAATTCACGGGAATGTCACATGAGGATCCTCAGCGTCACAACCATACTTTTCTGCAGATTGTTTATACATTTGCTACTGGAAGGGTCACTAAAGAATATGTGCGACTGACACTGTTCCCCTTCTCTCTATTGGGGAATGCAAGTAACTGGTTATTAGCAGAGCCCGCCAATTCTATCACTACGTGGGATGATTTAGCGACTAAATTCTTGACAAGGTTCTTTCCACCAGCAAAGACCACTCGCCTCCGAAGGGAGATCATGTCATTGAGGCAGAAAAATAGAGAAAATTTGTATCAAGCCTGGGAGAGGTTGAAGGGTCTTCTTAGAGATTGTCCTCACCATCATCAGACGAATGAAGTTCTTGCACACACATTTATTGAGAGTTTGGATGCCCAACATAA GTTTACTCAGAGCACTCCAGACTGGCAGGATGATGCAGCTAGCAGTTCAGCTAGGAAAGCACCGGGCGTCTTTGAAGTAGACAATTTTACAACATTATCAGCACAGATTGATGCCATGCGCACCGAACTCAGGAAGTTAGCTGCGTCACAAGCGCCACCACAGGTGCATGCAGTACAGCAAACCATAGCCTTTTGTGATGTCTGTGGAGAGGGTCACAATAGTGATGAATGCCCTGCAAATCCCGCATCCATATACTTTGTGGGTAATGCAGGCAAGGGGCAAGGAAACAACAATCA GTGGAGTGACAACTCAGGTAATCAGAAGCAGAATTATCAGTCAGCACCTGCTCCTCAAGCTCCCACAAACAATATGGAAGAGATGATGAAAAAGATGATGGGTGACATGCAGAAGATGATGATAGACCAGCAGAAGTTGATAGCAGATAATCAGAATCGCGATTTGGCTGTACCGAATTTAGAGAGGCAGATGGGACAGATAGCTGGTGCACAAAATACTAGACCACCtggaggacttccaagtgacacaGATGTGAATCCCAAGCCTTGCAATGCTGTAACTCTGCGAAATAGGCGAGAACTAGAGGAAGTGACTTCAAAGAAAGCTGGTCGAGTAGTGGCTGAAAAAGAGAAGATTGCCACAGAAACAAGTGAAAAAGGGAAGGCTGTTGAGGCATCAGTGGCAAAGCCGCCACAAGCCGTGGTTGCAAAGACACCGCCTCCATTCCCTCAACGTCTAGCAAGACACAAAGAAGAGGCTACTTATTTGAAGTTTCTTGATTTGCTTAAGCAGGTACACGTGAACGTCCGCTTGGTCGATATGTTGCAGGGTATTCAAAAGTATGCTAAGTACATTAAAGATATTGTTGCAAACAAGAGTCGTTTCACAGAGTATGCAACggttgcacttactgaggagtgcactTCTCGTATTCAGAACAAGCTGCCCACAAAATTGAAGGATCCCGGAAGTTTCACTATTGATATTTCTGTTGGGACTCAGGTTGTTGCTCGAGCACTTTGTGACCTAGGTGCAAGTATAAATCTGATGCGTTCGTCTATCTTCCGGAAGCTAGGTTTGGGGGTGCCCAGCCCAACCACTATAGTTCTTCAGCTGGCAGACAGATCATTAGCAAGACCCGAAGGCATTATTAAAGATGTATTGGTACAAGTAGGGTCGTTGATAATTCTTGCTGACTTCATGATATTAGATTTTGAGCCAAACTCGGAAGTCCCATTTATTTTGGGGCGTCCGTTCTTGGCCACAAGGAGAGCACTTATTGATGTAGCTGCTGGGCAGCTTACCATGCGAGTACATGATAAAGTAGAGGTCTTCAATGTCTACCAAGCTCTGAAGATGCCTGCAATCTATGAGAAGCTGTCTGCCATTACTGTTCTGAATGATGATACACGAAGGCCACTCATCACTTCTCATGATCCGTTGGAGAGAGCCTTGGGGATGATATTTTTGGTGACACGGCGGCGTTTGAGATGGTGCAGACTCTGGATATGGCGAGTATTTATATTCGGGCAGGCGAGTTTGAGCACTTAG